The Pongo pygmaeus isolate AG05252 chromosome 20, NHGRI_mPonPyg2-v2.0_pri, whole genome shotgun sequence sequence ATGCAAGgtgtgttacatggatatattgcatgatgctgattTGGGTTTCAATCAAAACTGTCACCCAAACTgcaaacatagtacccaataggtagtttttttttttttttttttttatatatggagaaaagatatacatatatttagaattaGCCAGCTGGATTCAGTTTAGATGATCCCAGTTTTGTTGGCAACATCCAAATCATCATAATCAGGAGCCAGTCGAACATATATGCCTTCTTCTCTTCATCAGGCCGAATCAGGGTGTTGACCTTGGCCACATCCATGTCATAGGGCTTCTTCACAGGCTGTCTGATCTGGTGCTTGTTGGCTTTAACTTCCACAATGAACACAAGTGTGTCGTtgtcttctattttcttcatggcGGACTCAGTGGTCAGCGGCAACGTGATGATCGCAGAGTGGCCAAGCTTGTTTCTCCTGGGGGCGCTCTTCTGAGGATATTTGGGCTGCCTCAGATATTTGTGGCTGTGGACACCTTTCAACACTGCCTTCTTGGCCTTTAAAGCCTTCGCTTTGGCTTTGACTTTGGGAGGGGCAGGAGCTTCCTTCTTCGCTTTTGGCGCCATCTTGTGAAAAGGGCCCAAtaggtagtgtttttttttttttttttttttttgagacggagtctcgctcttgtcgcccaggctggagtgcagtggcgcgatctccgctcattgcaagctccgcctcccgggttcacgccattctcctgcctcagcctcccgagtagctgggactacaggcgcccgccatcacgcccggctaatcttttttgtatttttagtagagatggggtttcaccatgttctccaggatggtctccatctcctgacctcgtgatccgcccgtctcggcctcccaagtgctgggattacaggcgtgagccaccgcgcctggcccccagaTACGTAGTTTTTAAACCCTTGCCTCCCTCTGAAGTCCCCATTGTCGTTGTTCCCCTATTTATACCCCTGTGTACCCAATGATTAGCTTccactgataagtgagaacatgcggtatttggttttgtttctgccTTAATTCACTTAGGCTAATGAGCTCCAGCTGCCTCCGTGTCACTGCaatgaactgattttttttttttttttttttttttttttttttttgagacggtgtcttgctctgtcgcccaggctggagtgcagtggtgcaatctcggctcactgcaagcttcgcctcctgggttcacgccattctcctgccacagactccggaatagctgggaatacaggtgcccgccaccacgcccagctaagtttttggagacagggtcttgctctgttgctgaggctggagtgcagtggtgagatcatagctcactgcagcctcgacctcccatgccttagcctccccagtagctgagactacaggaagtCACTACCAAGtctgactttaaattttttgtagagatttttttttttgttttttgtttgtttgtttttttgagatggagttttgctcttgttgcccaggctagagtacaatggtgcgatcttggctcagcgcaacctccgcctcccaggttcaagcgattctcctgcctcagcccctgagtagttgggattacgggcatatatcaccatgccaagctaattttgtatttttagtagagatgggatttctccatgttggttaggctggtctcgaactcccgacctcagataatcaacccgcctccacctcccaaagtgctgggattacaggcgtgagccaccgcccacGGCCGCCgagatggggtcttgtcatgtcacccaggctggtcttgaactcctgggctgaagtgatcctcccgccttggcttctcaaggtgctaggattacaggcatgagccactgtgcccagccaactgtattcttttttatggctgcatagtaatccatggtgtctatatactacatttaaaaaaatccagtccaccattgatgggcacctaggttgattcgatttctttgttattgtgaatagtgctgtgataaatgtGCTCATTTGGTgggatgatttattttccttgggCATTCCCTCAATTTGATTCCAGTGCTGGCTCATCACAGATTTCTCTTTGCTTCAGATTCTCATCCAGGCATTTAGACCCAAGCAAGCTCTTCTCTCTGGTTTCTTACTTAGCTTGTTGCTTCAGTTTCATCATCCCCTGTTTCACCTCCCAGCCTTATTCGTATGTGACCTCAGCTTTGGTTAAGGACCCATGGGATAGGGGTATTGAAGCATTCCACCATTTATGTGGCTGTCTTTAACTTGAGccgcattttttttttgagatggagtcttgctctgttgcccaggctggagtgcagtggcatgttctcggctcactgcaacctccaccacccgggttcaagcaattctcctgtctcagcctcctaagcagctgggattacaggcatgtgccaccacgcccagctgatttttgtacttttagtagagacgaggtttcaccatattggtcaggctggtctcgaactcctgacctcatgatccacctgccttggcctcccaaagtgctgggattacaggcgtgaggcaccacatcTGGCCGAACCTCAAATTTTTCACTATAGAGAGCAGTGGTTAGCTCTTCACTGGAGTGTGGCCAAGCGTCTCATTCAGAGATGCCAGCTGCTTCTTTCCCATCCCATGCCTTGGATAGACACTAACTGATCAAGTTTTCTCCCTCCAGCCTACCAATTCTAGCTGCAGCCTCATCACTCTTCTCAAGACACCATCCCAGGAAGCCACTACCAATCAATGATAATTGGCATGTGAGATGAAAATTATTTGCCATCCCATGCAGGCTTTTTGCCATAGTTCAGCTGTTCTTCCTGCAGCTAAAGTGCATTGTGTAAAACATGGGGGATGTGAATCATCGGTGGCCTCAGACTTCATTCTGGTGGGCCTCTTCAGTCACTCAGGATCACGCCAGCTCCTCTTCTCCCTGGTGGCTGTCATGTTTGTCATAGGTCTTCTGGGCAACACCGTTCTTCTCTTCTTGATCTGCGTGGACTCCTGGCTCCACATGCCCATGTGCTTCCTGCTCAGCCAGCTCTCCCTGTTTGACATTGGCTGTCCCATGGTCACCATCCCCAAGATGGCACCAGACTTTCTGCGGGGAGAAGGTGCCATCTCCTATGGAGGTTGTGCAGCTCAAATATTCTTCCTCACACTGATGGGTGTGGCTGAGGGCATCCTGTTGGTCCTCATGTCTCATGACCGTTATGTCGCTGTGTGCCAGCCCCTGCAGTATCCTGTACTTATGAGATGCCAGGTGTGTCTGCTGATGATGGGCTCCTCCTGGGTGGTAGGTGTGCTCAACGCCTCCATCCAGACCTCCATCACCCTGCATTTTCCCTACTGTGCCTCCCGTATTGTGGATCACTTCTTCTGTGAGGTGCCAGTGCTTCTGAAGCTCTCCTGTGCAGATACCTCTGCCTATGAGATGGCGCTGTCCACCTCGGGGGTGCTGATCCTAATGCTCCCTCTTTCCCTCATCGCCACCTCCTACGGCCACATGTTGCAGGCTGTTCTAAGCATGCGCTCAGAGGAGGCCAGACACAAGGCTGTCACCACCTGCTCCTTGCACATCACGGTAGTGGAGCTGTTTTATGATGCGGCTGTGTTCATGTACATGGTGCCTGGCGCCTACCACAGTCCACAGCAGGATAACGTGGTTTCCCTCTTCTATAGCCTTGTCACCCCTACACTCAACCCCCTTATCTACAGTCTGAGGAACCGGAAGGTGTGGATGGCTTTGGTCAAAGTGCTTAGCAGAGCTGGACTCAGGCAAATGTGCTGACTACATAGAAACTGCTGGTGAGATTCCAGCGGTCCTCGATCCCACCCACCTTCCCAAAGTATGCATTTGGCATTCAATTGCCAATTTGTGCAACTGGCCAAATATCCAGCCATTGCACAAGGTGCAACTTTTTCAGAAAATGTCTGCCTTTTAAATTGAGGCAGAATACACGTAACATAAAATGAGCCACTTTGAAATGAAAATTCAGCTGCTAAGTTCTTATGTCCAAGGCTAAGTGTCTGCCCAGTTCCCCCCTGCTCATGCCCAGTTCCTCCCTGCTGATGACTAGCTGGGTTCATGTTTTCCCTCATGGACTTGTGGAAAGCAGTGGTAATCATCCCAATCACATTCAGCATAttgtttgtctctctttttttctttttgtaacagggtctcactctgtcgcccaggctggagtgctgtgacatggtcatagctcactgcagactagaactcctaggctcaaggagtcctcctgcctcagcctcttgagtatctgggactataggcatgtgccaccacgcccagctaattttgttcattttttgtagagatgaggtctcacgatgttgcccaggctggtcttgaattcctggactgaagcaatcctcccatctcagcctcccaaagtgctgggattacagatgtgagccattgtgcccagacAGTATACTATTTCTGTAACAATATACCcccccatttttttttgagatggagtctcattctgtcatctaggctggagtgcagtggtacaatctcggctcactgcaacctccacctcccgggttcaagcaatcttcctgcctcaacctctcaagtagctaggattacaagtgtgcgtcaccatgcctaactaatttttgtatttttagtatggatggggtttcaccatgttgaccaggctggcctcaaactcctggcttcaagtaatctgtcctccttggcctcccaaagtgctgggattacaggtgtgagccaccacacctggccagaaatatcaatatattataaagctaatatttaaacattataaaGCTAACAAAACTCTGAAGAAGTGTCAGCGCCAAAGCTGGCcctgagaagaaaacagaaaataaatcaggtgcaacttaaatattttattaaaatatgtatatttagtgTCTATCGGGTGATaagtaaaatacacaaattaattaaaaatatacgaGGAGCTTCAATAACTCAGTAggacaaaatctttttttttttttttgagacagagtctcactctcttgcccaggctggagtgcagtggctcgatctcggctcaccaaaacctccacctcccaggttcaagcaattctcctacctcagcctcctgagtagctgggattacaggtgcctgccaccacccctggctaatttgtgtatttttagtagagatggggttacaccatattggccaggctggtctcgaactcctgacctcatgtgatccgcccacctgggcctcccagagtgctgggattataggcgtgaaccaccacgaaTCCTCACCCTGAATCCCCACAAATTCACTCCACCTCCTCACCTTTCATTCAAGGTCACAGACTCGTTATCCACTTCCTGTGAGACCTGCTCCCAATGTGTCCTAACTCCCAGCTGTTCTTGTTTTCACCCCATCTACTAAACCATGTGGTGATTTAGTGGCTCATcactatagtcccagcactttgggagccaagatgggcatatcacttgaggtcaagagttcgagaccagcctgctcaacatagtgaaactccatctctacaaaaagtaaaacaaacaaacaaacaaaaagtccaggctgtggtggcatgcacctgtagtcctagctgcttgggaggctaaggcaggagaatcacttgagcccaggaagcagaggttgcagtgagccaagattacaccactgcattccagcctgggtgacagagtgagaccttgtctcggaaaaaaacaaaagaaaagaaaagcaaaaaagaaagatatctgCTACCatgtagatgaaccttgaaaatattatactaaatgaaagaagtctgACACAGTAGATAGCATGTGGtataaattcatttatataaaatatctagaatagttaaatccatagaaaaagaaagcagattgatgatggccggttgtggtggctcatgcctgtaatctcagcactttgggcgactgaggtgggtggatcacctgaggtcaggggttcgagaccagcctggccaacatggtgaaaccttgtctctcctaaaaatataaaaatacaaaaattagccaggcgtggtgatgcatgcctgtactcccagctactgaggaatcTCAatggaatcacttgaaccgggaggcagaggttgcagtgagccgagatcgcgccattgcactgcagcctgggtgacagagccagactctggctaaaaaaaagaaagaaagcagattgATGGCTGCATGATCTTAGAGGTGGGTGCAGAGGGGAATTGGCGTTGATTGCTTAATGGATAAGAGTCTGATTTTGGGTGGCAAAAATGACTTGGAACTAGAGAGAGGTGACAGCTGGGGCATCACTTATGAATGTACCAGATGCTGctgatttattaaatttaatatttatttattaaatatttaaaataattaattttttattatgtcaaTTCCACCTCGATACAAAAGATTATTCTCAATTTgatatcagaaaaagaaaacttagagcaaaaacaataacacaaagcaGTAAGTCGAGGgaggaaaatttgtttttagaACCATTTCTGTCCTGAAAACCTAGTGTGTGATAAAgatagaatttctttctttctttttttgttttttttttttgagatggagttttactcttgttgcgcaggctggggtgcagtggcgcgatctcggctcaccacaagttctgcctcccaggttcaagtgattctcctgccttagcctccctagtaactgggattacaagcatgtgccaccatgcctggctaattttgtatttatagtagagacggggtttctccatgttggccaggctggtctcgaactcccgacctcaggtgattcgcccgcctgggcctcccaaagtgctgggattacaggcatgagccaccacgccccgccaatAAAGATAGAATTTCAAAACAGTTCAACAATGATGATTTAATAAGAGGCTTGCCGACAATACATTACACGTGTGTAAAAGAATTTTGCTTGACTAACTTTTGAATTTAGGAAAACTcctaaatatattagaaatattaatatatcatcaagctaatatttaaacattataaaGCTAACAAAACTCTGAGGaagcaagaagaaaacagaaactaaatCATGGGTAACttagatatttatcaaaatatgCACATTTAGCGTGTCTATCAGGTGATaagtaaaatatagaaattaattcaaaatacagaaggagctcaaacaactcaataggacacaatcttttttttttttttctgagacagagtctgttgcccagtctggagtgcagtggaacaatctcggctcaccccaacctctacctcccaggttcaagcaattctccggcctcagcctcccgagtagctggcactacaggcacctgccaccatgcctggctaatttatgtatttgtagtagagacaggatttcaccatattggccaggctggtctcaaatgcctgacctcaggtaatcttcccacctcagcctctcaaagtgctggcattacaggcgtgagacaccctGCTTGGCCCAATAGGACAAAATCTAATAATTTGAttttgaaaatgggcaaaagacatgaatagatttttttttgagatggagtctcactctgtcacccagactggagtgcaatggcatgatctcagttcactgcaacctccgcctcccaggtacaagagattctcctgcctcagcctcccaagtagatgggattacaggcctctgccaccaagcctagctaattttcgtacttttagtagacacagggtttcaccatgatggccaggctggtctcaaactcctgacctcaggtgatccgcccacctcggcctccaaaagtgctgggattacaggcatgagccaccacacctggcttctgaatagacatttttcaaaagaagatatacaaatggcaaacagacttatgaaaaggtgctcaacatcattgatcatcagagaaatgcaagtcaaaactatgatgagatatcatcttatcccAGTTAGCTtacatccaaaagacaggcaataatacatgctggcaaggatgtggagaaagggaatgcTTGTACAGTGTTGGTTAGTTCAACCACTATGGAGAGCAGTaagggccacatagtgagaccctgtctcttaaaaaaaattacaaaaaccggcctggtgcggtggctcacacctgtaatcccagcactttgggaggcccaggaaggcAGATCctctgagctcaagagttcaaaactagcctgggcaacgtggcgaaactgcatctccactaaaaacacaaaaattagctaggtgtggtggagCAGGCCAgcaatcccagctatgtgggtggctgaggcatgagaatcgcttgagcctgggaaacagaggttgtacagagtcaagatcgcaccactacactccagcctgggtgacagagtgagactgcgccaaaaaaaaaaaaaaaaaaaaattggtgaacagaagaataattgaataaatgCCTCAGACATTTATACAGTTCTCATCTCATTCTGGGCACACAGAAGACCGTGTTGGACTCATCT is a genomic window containing:
- the LOC129019278 gene encoding olfactory receptor 2Z1; amino-acid sequence: MKIICHPMQAFCHSSAVLPAAKVHCVKHGGCESSVASDFILVGLFSHSGSRQLLFSLVAVMFVIGLLGNTVLLFLICVDSWLHMPMCFLLSQLSLFDIGCPMVTIPKMAPDFLRGEGAISYGGCAAQIFFLTLMGVAEGILLVLMSHDRYVAVCQPLQYPVLMRCQVCLLMMGSSWVVGVLNASIQTSITLHFPYCASRIVDHFFCEVPVLLKLSCADTSAYEMALSTSGVLILMLPLSLIATSYGHMLQAVLSMRSEEARHKAVTTCSLHITVVELFYDAAVFMYMVPGAYHSPQQDNVVSLFYSLVTPTLNPLIYSLRNRKVWMALVKVLSRAGLRQMC